The following coding sequences lie in one Anomalospiza imberbis isolate Cuckoo-Finch-1a 21T00152 chromosome 17, ASM3175350v1, whole genome shotgun sequence genomic window:
- the KCNK15 gene encoding potassium channel subfamily K member 15 → MKRQNLRTAALILCIFSYLLVGAAVFDALESEAESGRKRLLEQKRGELRRKYRFSADDYRELERLVLQAEPHRAGRQWKFAGSFYFAITVITTIGYGHAAPGTDAGKVFCMFYAILGIPLTLVMFQSLGERMNTVVRLLLKKIKKCLGMRTTHVSMENMVLVGFLSCMGTLCIGAAAFSYFEGWTFFHAYYYCFITLTTIGFGDFVALQKNEALQKKPPYVAFSFMYILVGLTVIGAFLNLVVLRFLTMNSEDERRDAEERASLRRARNNIHLKPKEDSRSSNAIFLPVEDRTSQMNLIPLVQEDAERQRRQSAISAAEVPSFCTCLCYRPQVCGSPAPSHPETLSCHTNPVYYNSISYKIDEVSLSTRGQTGSSPGSTLSSNSPRCRQHPRLRRKSI, encoded by the exons ATGAAGCGGCAGAACCTGCGCACGGCCGCGCTCATCCTCTGCATCTTCTCCTACCTGCTGGTGGGCGCCGCGGTCTTCGATGCGCTGGAGTCGGAGGCGGAGAGCGGCCGCAAGCggctgctggagcagaagcGCGGGGAGCTGCGGAGGAAGTACCGCTTCTCCGCCGACGATTACCGGGAGCTGGAGCGGCTGGTCCTGCAGGCCGAGCCGCACCGCGCCGGTCGCCAGTGGAAGTTCGCCGGCTCCTTCTACTTCGCCATCACGGTCATCACCACCATCG GTTATGGGCATGCTGCTCCAGGCACAGACGCTGGCAAAGTCTTCTGCATGTTCTACGCCATCCTGGGCATCCCCCTGACGCTGGTCATGTTCCAGAGCCTGGGGGAGCGCATGAACACAGTCGTGCGGCTACTGCTCAAGAAGATCAAGAAGTGTCTGGGCATGAGGACAACCCATGTCTCCATGGAGAATATGGTCCTGGTGGGCTTTCTGTCCTGCATGGGCACCCTGTGCATCGGCGCCGCAGCCTTCTCTTATTTCGAGGGCTGGACTTTCTTCCATGCCTATTACTACTGCTTCATAACCTTGACTACTATCGGCTTTGGAGACTttgtggctctgcagaagaaTGAGGCTTTGCAGAAGAAGCCCCCGTATGTGGCTTTCAGCTTCATGTACATCCTGGTGGGCCTGACCGTCATCGGCGCCTTCCTCAACCTGGTGGTGCTGCGCTTCCTGACCATGAACTCGGAGGACGAGCGGCGCGACGCTGAAGAGCGAGCCTCGCTGAGGAGAGCCCGCAACAACATCCACCTCAAGCCAAAAGAGGACAGCCGCAGCAGCAATGCCATTTTTCTCCCTGTGGAGGACAGGACCAGCCAGATGAACCTGATCCCGCTGGTCCAGGAGGACGCGGAGAGGCAGCGGCGCCAGTCGGCCATCTCGGCGGCCGAGGTGCCGTCCTTCTGCACGTGCCTGTGCTACAGACCCCAGGTGTGTGGCAGCCCGGCGCCCTCCCACCCCGAGACCCTGAGCTGCCACACCAACCCTGTCTATTACAACTCCATTTCCTACAAAATCGACGAGGTGTCCCTGAGCACACGGGGTCAGACCGGCTCTTCCCCGGGGAGCACTTTGTCTTCCAACAGCCCTCGCTGCCGGCAGCACCCCCGGCTGCGGAGGAAATCCATCTAG